ACCATCGTTGGAGTGTTCAGTCTGCTCGGGTGGGTGTAGGCGGCTCCCGGGGATACCACGCGCAGGTCCCCCGCGTTACATTTGGCCGCGCCTCTCCGGGCCGGAGGGAGCGCCCCGGAGGGAGCGCCGCGCAGAGACGCAGGCCGCCTTCGATTCCTCGACAGCGAACGCGCACCCGGTGATCCCGCTCAAGAGCCAGCAAGAGATCGAGGCCATTGGCCGCGCGGGTAGTGTCATCGCCGCGCTGTTCGCCGAGCTTCCCGCGCGCATCGCTCCCGGCGTGACCACGGACGCATTGGACCGCTTCTGCGATGAGTTCGTCCGTTCCCACGAAGGCGCGGTGCCGTCCTTCAAGGGCCTCTATGGCTTCCCCCGCAGCGCCTGCATTTCGGTCAACGAGGAGGTCGTCCACGGCATCCCGGAACCGGGTCGCGTGCTGGCCTCGGGCGATCTTGTCACCGTGGACGTCGGGGTGGAGCTGGGTGGCTGGTTCGGCGATGCGGCGCGAACCTACGCCGTGGGCGATGTCGACGCCGACGTTCAGCGGCTCATGGACACGACTCGGGCGGCCCTCAACGCTGGCATCGAGCAGGCTCGCGCCGGCAACCGCCTCGGTGACGTGGGGCACGCCATTCAAACGGTCGCCGAGTCCGCTGGGATGTCGGTGGTGCGCGAGCTCGTCGGCCACGGCATCGGCAGGCGGCCGCACGAGGAGCCGAACGTGCCGAATTTCGGCCGGCCGGGGCGCGGCCTCAAGCTGAGGCCCGGGATGGTGCTCGCCATAGAGCCGATGCTCAATCTCGGCTCGCCTGACGTCGAAACGCTCGAGGACGACTGGACGGTGGTGACATCGGACCGGCTACCGAGCGCCCACTTCGAGCAGACGGTGGCCGTTACGGCGGACGGGCCCCGAGTGCTCACGAGTCTCAACGGCAACCCGCTTTAGGCGGGCGAGGCTACCCATGTCGCCAGGCAAGCCAGCGCGCTCGATCCTCGCCTTCGGGCTCGCGGCCGCCTCCGCCGCGCCACCTCTCTCGGCCCAGAATGCGACTGGCCAGCAGGCGGACACGGTGGCCATCCGCCAGCAAATCGAGGGTCGACTCGGGCGGTCCGTGTCGCAGGGTGAGATCCTCGAGGCGCTGCGTCGGTCGGGACTGACCCGGTCGCAGCTTCGCTTGCGCCTGAGCCAGGCCGGATATGATCCAGCCCTGGCGGATCGCTACTATGACGCGCTGGAGGGCGGCTCTCTGCAGCGGGGTGCGCCCGGAGGTGATTTCGCCGAAGCGCTGGGGCGTTTGGGCCTGATGGGCCAGGACAGCGGCCTGGGGATAGGCCCGGGCCAGGCGGCGCTCTTCGATTCGCTTGGAGCCGACTCTCGGCCCTTCCGAGACCCACCCGGTCTGCCCTTCGACCTGCGCGACGAGCCCGTGCCTACGGTGGATGGCCTGCCGATTTTCGGTCACGATATCTTTCGGAGATTCACAACCCAGTTCGACCCGATCCTCGAGGGGCCGGTGGACGCCGGCTACCGGCTGGACGCCGGAGACGAGTTGGCGCTAGTGCTTACCGGAGATGTCGAGCTCGCTTACCCGCTGACGGTTTCGCGTGAGGGGCACGTGTTCATCCCCGACGTCGGCCGCGTGGCGGTGGCCGGCCTCACGCTCGGCCAGCTGGAAGACGCGCTGTACGGTCGCCTGGGCAGCGTTTACTCGGGAGTGCGGCGGGGCCCCGGCGCGACCACGCGCTTCCAGATTTCCGTCGGACGGCTGCGCGTCAATCAGGTGTTCGTCGTGGGCGAGGTCCGCTGGCCGGGCGCCTATCAGGTGAACGCGGCCGGCACCGCCTTCAACGCGCTCTACCTGTCGGGCGGACCCAGCGCCGCGGGTAGCCTGCGTTCGCTGGAGGTGCGACGGGGCGGACGGCTCGTCCAGACTGTCGACACCTACGACTACCTTCTGCGCGGCGACAACGCCGGCGACCTGCGCCTGGAGCAGGGGGATCGGCTGTTCGTTCCGGTTGCCCTGACCCTGGTGGGGGTGGAGGGCTCGGTACGCAGGCCGGCCGCCTACGAGCTGCGCGAGGGAGAGGGGCTACGCGAGCTGATTGCCTTCGCCGGCGGCTTTCGGTCCGACGCCGTGGTGAGGCGCATCCAGGTGGATCGCGTCGTGCCGCCCTGGGAGCGCATCCCCGGCGTGGACCGCGTCCTGGTGGACGTCGACCTGCGCGAGTTGATGGAGGGAGACGAGGCCATGCCGCTGCGCGACGGGGACCGCGTCCGGGTGTTCGCGATCTCCGACGAGCGGCGCAACAGGGTCGTGCTGGAAGGCGAGGTGAACCGGCCCGGGCTGTATCAGTGGAGCGACGGGGAAACGCTGCAGGGCCTGATCGACCGCGCCGAGGGGCTAACGGAGGGGGCTTACCTTTCGCGCGCCCACATCTACCGCCTGGATCCGGCCGACGGCCGCCGCCAGCTGCTCAGGGTCGCGCTGTCAGAAGACGGCGTCACGGGTGACGTGCGGCTGGCCGATCGCGACTCGGTGGTGATCTTCAGCAAGGAGATGCTGCGCAACGAGTCGGTCGTGACGGTCGATGGGTTCGTGAAGGACCCGGGCGAGTTCCCTCTCGCCGAGGGCATGACCCTCGAAGACCTGATCCTGGCCGCGGGTGGCTTCGTGCGCGGCGCCTACGCCCTCGAGGTGGAGATCGCGCGGCCGGTGGATCCGCTGCGCCGGGACCGTACGCTGGCGACGGTGTTTCGGGTCGCGCTGCCTCCAGGGGGCGCGCCGGGCAGCGACGGCGGCAGCGACGGGGCGACCGGCGCGGTCGAGGCCGGGGCCGGCGACTGGCGCCCTCTGGCGGCCGAGTTCTCCCTGCGTCACGGAGACCGGGCGTTCGTGCGCCGGGCGCCGGGCTACGAAGTGTCTCGAACCGTGGCGGTCACGGGCCAGATACACCTGCCCGGCCGCTACGTGCTGGCCGAACGCGACGAAACCGTCAGCAGCATCATCGCACGGGCGGGTGGGCTCACGACGGAGGCCTACGCGCCGGGCTTCCAGATGATACGCGAGGGCGAGTTGGTGGCGACGGATCTCTCCCGCGCTCTGGTCGAGGGCGACCGCGAGGCGGACCTGGCCCTCGCGGGAGGTGACAGCCTGCACGTCCCGGCCTACGATCCAACGGTCCTGGTGCGGGGCGCCGTGGCGTTCGAGACCCGCGTTCTGTACGAATCCGGCGAGAACATCGACTACTACATCGAACAGGCCGGTGGGTACCTGGACAACGCCGATCGGGATCGCGTTTCGGTCACCTTCCAGAACGGTTCCCGGGCCACCAAGCGTACCCGCTTCCTGCTGCCGGACGGAGTCCCAAGGCCGGGCCCGGGAAGTCGCGTCGTCGTGCCCGTGAAGCCCCCGCGGAGCGGCGGCCTGGGCTTCAGCACGATCTTCACCCAGACGCTGACGGCGCTGACCGCGGCGGCGTCGCTGATCATCGCCGTGGACCGTATCAGCAACTGAGCGATCATGTGCCCACGGGGTTGCTCGATCTTGGTCGCCTGCATATACTTCCCAGCTGTTCGTCAACTTCTTACGCCCGGCATACGCACACATGAAGGTTCGTAGCAGCGTCAAGCCGATTTGCGAGCATTGCAAGGTGATCCGCCGCCGCGGGGTGGTGAGGGTCATCTGCAAGAGGAATCCGCGACACAAGCAGCGACAGGGCTGAGCGAATGGCGCGTATCGCTGGCATTGATTTGCCGCGCAACAAGAGGATCGAGGTCGCGCTGACCTACATCTACGGCATCGGCGCTTCCAAGTCCGACCACATACTCGACACCACCGGCGTGGATCGCGACAGGCGCGTCCATCAGCTGACGGACGAGGAAGTGAATCGTCTGCGTCGGGAAATCGAGAGCAAGCACAAGGTGGAGGGCGCCCTTCGCACCGAGGTCTCCATGAACGTCAAGCGACTCATGGACATCGGGTGCTATCGCGGTTTGCGGCACCGGCGCGGACTTCCCGTTCGGGGCCAGCGCACGCACACCAACGCGCGCACGCACAAGGGTACGCGGCGCGCCATCGCAGGCAAGAAGAGGGCACCCAAGAAGTAGCCGGTGCCGGTCAGCCGATCTTCGGCTCGGCACCGCTGGGCCTCCGATAAGACCCTAGCACAGCGCGAAGCGCACGAGCATGGCCAAGCCCAAGAAAACGCGTCAGAAGCGAACCAAGAAGAACGTCGAGGCGGAGGCGATCGCCCACATCCGGGCGACCTTCAACAACACGCTCATCACGCTCACCGATATGGGTGGTGCGGTGATAGTGTGGGGCAGCGCCGGCCGAGCGGGGTTCAAGGGTTCCAAGAAGTCGACGCCGTTCGCCGCCACGGTCGCGGCGGAGCAGGTGGGCCGTGAGGCGGTCAGCCTCGGTGTTCGGCGGATCCACGTGCGCGTGCAGGGACCGGGTAGCGGCAGAGAGTCCGCCGTGCAGGCCCTGGCCGCGGCCGGGTTGGATGTTCGGTCGATCCGCGACGTTACGCCGATCCCGCACAACGGGTGTCGGCCGCCCAAGAAGCGCCGCGTCTAAAAGGACGCGGGGAGACGTAAACCGCCGCACCATCCAGGCGGGACGAAGTCTCGCATGCAGGTTTTATCGACACGGATGGAGACTAGAACGATATGGGTCGCCACACTGGACCGGTGTGCAAGCTCTGCCGCCGCGAGGGGCAGAAGCTCTTCCTGAAGGGCACGAAGTGTTTCACCGAGAAGTGCCCCATTGAACGCCGCAACTATGTCCCGGGCCAACACGGTCTAACCAACGCGCGCCGGCGTAAGCAGTCGGAATATGCGGTGCAGCTCCGTGAGAAGCAGAAGGTGAAGCGGATCTACGGGGTCGGCGAGTCGTATTTCCGGAATCTTTTTGCGGAAGCCCACCGAGCGCAGGGCGTCACGGGCGAAAACCTGTTGGTCCTCCTCGAAAGCCGGCTGGACAACATCCTCTACCGCCTGGGGCTCGCCGAGAGCCGCCGGCAGGCGAGGCAGCTCGTTCGCCACGGCCACGTGGAGGTCAACGCGTCCGCCGTGAACATTCCGAGCTACCGCGTTGCCGCCGGTGACGAGGTGCGCATCCGCGAAGGCTCTCGGGGGCTGGTACCGGTGCAGGCCGCAGTGGAGGCGAGAACTCGCCCCGACACGGTACGCTGGCTCGCGGTGGACACGGATACGCGCACGGGCCGGATGCTCCAGAGCCCGACCCGCACGGACATCCCGTTGGCGGTCCAGGAGCAGCTCATCGTGGAGCTCTACTCCAAGTAGGGCCGGCCGGGGAAGCGAAAGCAACGTCAGTTGATGACTCGAACCGGCCGTTCGGCCGGGAGGCGATAGTGGAGCTAGATCTCAGCGGATTGGTACTTCCCGAGCGAGTCGAAGTCGCCCATCGTTCCGACGATGGTCGCTCGGCGGAGTTCGTAATGGCACCCCTGGAGCGGGGCTACGGCCACACCCTCGGCAATACCGTCCGGCGCATTCTGTTGTCTTCGCTTCCGGGGGCGGCGGTGTGGGCTTTCCGCATGGACGGCGTCGTACACGAGCACCAGACGGTGGAGGGCGTCGTCGAAGACGTTCACCAGATCATCCAGAACCTGAAGACGCTCGTTCTGGAGATGGAGGGCGACCTGCCTCAAGCGACGCAGGGGGCCGCTCCCGTGGCCGATGAGGACGGCGAAGAGTTCGTCGTCGAAGAGGAGACGCCGCCGGTCACGCTGGAACTGCGCGCGTCCAAGGCCGGCGCCGTGACCGCGGAAGCCATCGGCGGGCAT
The DNA window shown above is from Gemmatimonadota bacterium and carries:
- the map gene encoding type I methionyl aminopeptidase, with the protein product MIPLKSQQEIEAIGRAGSVIAALFAELPARIAPGVTTDALDRFCDEFVRSHEGAVPSFKGLYGFPRSACISVNEEVVHGIPEPGRVLASGDLVTVDVGVELGGWFGDAARTYAVGDVDADVQRLMDTTRAALNAGIEQARAGNRLGDVGHAIQTVAESAGMSVVRELVGHGIGRRPHEEPNVPNFGRPGRGLKLRPGMVLAIEPMLNLGSPDVETLEDDWTVVTSDRLPSAHFEQTVAVTADGPRVLTSLNGNPL
- the rpsD gene encoding 30S ribosomal protein S4; translated protein: MGRHTGPVCKLCRREGQKLFLKGTKCFTEKCPIERRNYVPGQHGLTNARRRKQSEYAVQLREKQKVKRIYGVGESYFRNLFAEAHRAQGVTGENLLVLLESRLDNILYRLGLAESRRQARQLVRHGHVEVNASAVNIPSYRVAAGDEVRIREGSRGLVPVQAAVEARTRPDTVRWLAVDTDTRTGRMLQSPTRTDIPLAVQEQLIVELYSK
- the rpsK gene encoding 30S ribosomal protein S11, which translates into the protein MAKPKKTRQKRTKKNVEAEAIAHIRATFNNTLITLTDMGGAVIVWGSAGRAGFKGSKKSTPFAATVAAEQVGREAVSLGVRRIHVRVQGPGSGRESAVQALAAAGLDVRSIRDVTPIPHNGCRPPKKRRV
- a CDS encoding SLBB domain-containing protein, translating into MSPGKPARSILAFGLAAASAAPPLSAQNATGQQADTVAIRQQIEGRLGRSVSQGEILEALRRSGLTRSQLRLRLSQAGYDPALADRYYDALEGGSLQRGAPGGDFAEALGRLGLMGQDSGLGIGPGQAALFDSLGADSRPFRDPPGLPFDLRDEPVPTVDGLPIFGHDIFRRFTTQFDPILEGPVDAGYRLDAGDELALVLTGDVELAYPLTVSREGHVFIPDVGRVAVAGLTLGQLEDALYGRLGSVYSGVRRGPGATTRFQISVGRLRVNQVFVVGEVRWPGAYQVNAAGTAFNALYLSGGPSAAGSLRSLEVRRGGRLVQTVDTYDYLLRGDNAGDLRLEQGDRLFVPVALTLVGVEGSVRRPAAYELREGEGLRELIAFAGGFRSDAVVRRIQVDRVVPPWERIPGVDRVLVDVDLRELMEGDEAMPLRDGDRVRVFAISDERRNRVVLEGEVNRPGLYQWSDGETLQGLIDRAEGLTEGAYLSRAHIYRLDPADGRRQLLRVALSEDGVTGDVRLADRDSVVIFSKEMLRNESVVTVDGFVKDPGEFPLAEGMTLEDLILAAGGFVRGAYALEVEIARPVDPLRRDRTLATVFRVALPPGGAPGSDGGSDGATGAVEAGAGDWRPLAAEFSLRHGDRAFVRRAPGYEVSRTVAVTGQIHLPGRYVLAERDETVSSIIARAGGLTTEAYAPGFQMIREGELVATDLSRALVEGDREADLALAGGDSLHVPAYDPTVLVRGAVAFETRVLYESGENIDYYIEQAGGYLDNADRDRVSVTFQNGSRATKRTRFLLPDGVPRPGPGSRVVVPVKPPRSGGLGFSTIFTQTLTALTAAASLIIAVDRISN
- the rpmJ gene encoding 50S ribosomal protein L36 is translated as MKVRSSVKPICEHCKVIRRRGVVRVICKRNPRHKQRQG
- the rpsM gene encoding 30S ribosomal protein S13; this translates as MARIAGIDLPRNKRIEVALTYIYGIGASKSDHILDTTGVDRDRRVHQLTDEEVNRLRREIESKHKVEGALRTEVSMNVKRLMDIGCYRGLRHRRGLPVRGQRTHTNARTHKGTRRAIAGKKRAPKK